TTCACtaactgtgaaacacacaatgcagaaatccctgcctaaaacatcgtcatcataataattatacaaataaattgaTTGCATACCCGCTATAGGTCAAGTTGATCGTTACTccaaaattgtgtttaacatcacagattttttattttattttttaacgttattgaatattgtaaaatattcattatataaacaGTTAATTTTTAACTCCAAAGAAGAGCAAACTATATAcggtcagttttcttcaatgtgcacaatttatttacaggctgtttgccaggaatacaagcctgtcgtcctgctctggattcaaggtgacatgtttttttgtttgtttaaatccaatacacagaggggcgtacttacaaagcattttcaaaactgattcgctggtaggatgaggcctgcaaatcagatgctagttaacacgagcaggaaaagaagagcacgcccactgcttgtttggaagaaatactgtaaacagcaaggcagggcgttcggTGCAAttttgttgataaacttaaataatgttattaactatgcacgttacaaaaatgtaattattgaatcgattatccagtatttatatggATGTATATAATGATGAATGGAATCGATCGACATAAAGTTTCAAGCAGgtttccccttataaaagtttgacTACCCTCAGGTATTTTACTTagtaaaaaactgaaaatcaacAGACTGTTGTTGTTAGTTAGTATTGATCAGACATGCTTGATCAATCACACTGTTATTTCTTGCTTTGGTCACCTTACGGTTATCAGGCTTTAAGTTTCATAAATAAACTCTTCCTAAATACTGTAACACTTAGGCCTCATCTTTGAGTGTTGGCAGCTTACCTAAACATGTGTGTGTTACTGATGGATAATGGCTATCCATAACCTGGGCCTGCcaataatgttttaatgtattactaAATTTGCTGACATAACTATAGTTCCCATATCCaaaggtatttgtttattttttcagggttCTACACAATTGAGCTTTTATGGATTTTTCCATAAGATACTGTATGCTGGATATACACAATACGGTTAGAATGacatttgaataaaacataaaactgttactgttaaACAGGCTAACAAAATAACACTTAAGCAATAGTATTGTAAGTTTAAACCAGAACCTGATTATATGGGTCACATGGTCTACACCACAAACCAGCTCATGTTGGAAAACAAACCTTTGCGCATCCCCATTGTGGTTGGTAAGTGCTTCTGTATTTTGGTTTTAGGAACTACAGTATGCAAAAGTCCAGAAGATATATGGTGACACCCACCTTAAATTTTGCTGTGAGATTCTCTGTGGCCTCCTGTTCTCTCCTCAAGTCATCCATCATTCTCTCCTTCTCATCCAGCAGTTTATGCTTCTCATCAGCCACCAGGCTGCGGTCGTCCAGGATGGCTGCTTTCTCCAGCTCCAGGTTCTCCTGCTCTTTCAGGTAGTCCTCCACGTCCTTCTCCACGCTGTCCTCTGACTCATCCTCCCCCTCAAGGTCTGTGACCTCCTCCCCATCCAGCATCTTCTTAATCCTCCGGCTGTTCCGTCTCCTCTTCTTGGTCAGCACCCCCCGTTTCTCCAGCTGGGTTTTCAGCCTGGCGATCTCTTCCTGGAACTCTCTCAGCAGGGCGTCTTTGGGGTCCTCATTCACACGCGGcttgtttttaatgttcttgGCCCTGTTGGCATACCTGAGGGTAGTCAAACTCTCTTCATAATTGTAGGCGGCAGGGCCCAGGGTGGCCACCATGATGGTCTTGGCATTGCCTCCAAGGGAGTCTTGCAGCAGGCGGGTCAGTTTAGAGTCTCTGTAGGGTATATGGGTGCTTTTGCCGTCCACCAGAGCAGATATGACATTGCCTAAGGCGGACAGGGACAGATTTATCTTAGTGGCTTCCTTGAGACGTTCCCCCCGAACACCGGTTTTGCTCTGCCGCTCACTGCCAGCCAAGTCTACCAAGTTCAGTTTGCCCACCCTAATGTGGTTTTCACTATCTATGCCAGTCTCGCTGCACTCAACTGTGATGACAAAAATGGCATGGGACCTGGAACTGTGCTCATTCATGTTGGTGAAACCAATGGACCTGGCTTGGTTGCCCACGTTCATAACGTGTTCTATCTCCTTGACATTTTTGGTCACAAAAGAAGACAGATCTTTGATGTAAACTCCAGAATCTGGGTTTTCTTTCAGCTCTGGTTTTCTGGACTGGTCTTTGCATAGAAGATCTCTGATTTCCTCTTGGTATATTTCTAGATATGATGCCCTTACCAAGTACTGTTGGTTTTGGGATCTGGATATATGGGTGAAGATGTGCTCAAAGGAATTTGGGATAATACCTCTCTTTTCTGGATCCATCCATGCACCTTGCATTGTGTATGTTTTGCCAGTTCCGGTTTGTCCATAAGCAAATATGGTCCCGTTGAACCCCTGCAACACGGAGTCTATAAGGGGTCTAACGGTTTCATCATACAGGTCGCTTTGCTTTGAGCTGGCATCATAGACAGCATCAAAGGTGAACGTTTTCAGCAGCTCACCGGGTGCAGATTTCGGGTTCCGAACAGTCACCTGGCCTAATTTCACATCCATATTCACAATTTGTTCGTGCCCTGCTGCTTCTTCTTTCCGATTCAAAGGGCGACATCTCACTACCACTTTCACTGTCTCGCAATTTTTCACTTTAGACATTGTTGctgcttattaaaataattgcaaCTTTAATCAGAAACGTCAATCATAACAATGGATTCATATGCGATCGCGCAATAAGCTAATAATACCAATAACATCAGTGCTGCCGTTCTGCATGATCACGCCACAGTCTGAATGCAATATAAGTCAATTCAATACGAATAACAGACTGCTTACCGCATAACAGCCTTCAAATCAATGATGCACGGCAAAAAAGACAAGCccggttcttaaaaaaaaaaataaaaataaaaattgtatatattaGAAATAGTCCGTAGATGGCAACGCCTATATTTGAGTTAGAGTCGTGCCTGTTCTGTACGCTAGTCGGTGTAAACAGCTGGTACTGTGATGCAGAaggatgctgctgctgcttctgctagCAGCTACTAGAAGAAAATCCAACCAGCTACGTTCAACTGTTCAGCCCACAAACACATTGGGTGCGTTCACTGAGACCATTCTGCGCAGATTCCATGCAGAATTTGATTAATTTAGCCAATGACCGTCTAAGAACGATCTCCTTCAACGCACCCATTGGTTAAATTGGTAAGATTTtacacagaatctgcgcagaacgatctccgtgaacgcacccattaCCTAATTTCTGCTCCACCCACTTACTGCTGACGCCACGACCAGTCTAGGGttgtgggagttgtagttcttGCACTTACTGAGAAAATGCCATAAAGCACGAGTCTGTACAATTGAACATGTAATTAGAATATAGCAGAGCTGTGTTATCCACCCTCAGCAGGAGAAATctattgtttgctgtatttaattgACAAGTCATGTTGAAATTACTAACCTTCTATAATACTGTATAGcaggttacaatttaaaataaaagccgCACACTCATAGATGCagaatacttttttcttttgtggaaaacgtgtttgtttaaaaaaaaaaaaaaaaaaaaaaaaaaaaaaaaaaatcagtgttatttggaaatgttttattttacaatacctacaaaaataatacatgttatcATTTGAAAACTATATGAAACGGTTGCTCTACCCAAAAGTGAAAGAAAAATCGTTTTCTATAAGCAGAATCCTACTCTTGAATACCATATACTCCTAATTACAGGCAGAATTGTTGAActatatgtttatttatgtattgttgtAATATTATAAAATGCAGGCAAATACAAGCAAGTACAAGACTtaatggcaattaaaaaaaaaaatacaaagagctattgtaaatatttaagaaaagaaagcACTGACGTCAGATATTAGACTTGTTACATACTTTTATTTATGCACAATTGTAGTCGATGTAAATGTGAATAtactttactttttaattaaatagatTAACAATACATAATGCCTATGTTGTGTTCctttataatgcatatattcTGAATTAAATACATAACTATATTGTTTTCACATAAGTGTAAAAGTAACTCCCTCTGCAGGCATTGAACTGTCactgcagcattaaaaaaaaaaaaaaaaaaaaaaaaaaaaaaccgcataGCTTTCATGCAAAACGTTATTGACTTTGGGGGAATTACTTTATTGGATATTTACGAAATATTTACTTAAATATGTACTTAATAcaacaaattattatattttatgccACCCCCCCGTATTAGCCAATATTATCTTGTGTCATGTATCAAGATTTAATTAAACattgaattaattaataacaGTTTATATACTCATTGTTACAGGTGCATTTTATTATTCTTACAGTGAACACAGACCATTTAATGTGTTTATAGATCACCAGTTCATTATAAACTAGAATAGTCTGTTCACGGATCACCCTTTCTGAGAAATGAATTGAGCACCATTAGAAACTGAAACGCTCCTCCTGGTGGTGAAACCCAAATTAAAAtgacagtatattttttattggaaACTATTCTCAAGTGAAAACACAGGTCATTTAATGTGAGTCGATCAAGTCGATGAATTATcagtttatatattttgaatCTCCTAGGATATACCCGAGCAAGTCAAAGTCTAGGGGAGTTTTGAGATCTTTGCAGGAGCCGTGCTTAACTCTACAACTATGTCATTCAGTACGTCACTTTTCTGCACGCACATATGGGTGGATGGTAGTCATCATGATCTGCTCTTTCGCGATAGTAATAGTATTTTTTGTAGGTACATCCATGACAGGGGGTGGTGTAATGTTGTGTCAAACCAGGCTGTCTAATTTATGAAGCTTCAGTAACATGTCTATAACGTCTTACCCAAAGTGTTTTGGACAGAGCTTTGCATTATATAATGCAGTTTCCATCTAGGCTGTTTCATTATAAGCCACAACGTGATAATCCTTCAAAATACAAAGGATGACCTAGGGCAAGTATTTCAAGACGGATATCAAACACAAACTTAATTTTAACACACTCACTGTAAACTATTACACTATAAAATgctataaaacaataacacatttgaCCGATAGGGGGCAGTAATTCCCTTAACACCTATTTACTTTCTATGGACCGAATGGAAAGTCCATTTAGTTTATGTCATCTATTAAAAAGATTTAAGATCATGTAGAGTACTTGTGTTCTTTTAACAATTCTGATTTAGTTATGTCACATTAGGGATGCATCAAACATTTATAgacaacaaaatcaaaacataacTAAGCTAAAAAATACTGCAATGTAAACTAGCCCTCATAATGTTGACTGGAGGCCCACGGTGCTACCATGTCTAATTTTCAAATCCACCCAGTTTGAAAAATGAGTGGTCACTTTAAGGCAATTCTTTGTTTTAAGCAAACGTTGTAATTTTTACTTTTTGGGGAACAAGGATGTGCCTCAAGgattattttatatagaaaatgattgagAAGCACACTTATTCCCTTGAATAAAAAGCCTTTCTGAAGTAAACAAAAGTCAACTAAACTAAATAGTTGTTTTCCAGATTTTTACATACATGTTAGTGTGACATACTGTAGAGAAGgacaaaacacagacagactgacccaATAATCTGACACTGTCAATAACTGATACCAAACAATgtcaagttttatcacagctggATAAGCCAAAAGGAGGACACACTAAAAAGAAAGGTTTTACTACCAATAACAGCAGTCTACTATGATGCAGAGCTGCTCTTTGCTGGTCAATATTTCTTCTACTCAGGCAGAAGATCTTCAGATTTGAATTGATGATCGCCTTGTTTTAGGATTAACGCATCAATATATTTTCATGCTATAAACCCATACTGTACCCAACCAGACCACTTCATTAATTTTTATACCATATTCCTGAGTATGCAGTATAAAAGTAATACTTTCCTGATGGTGTTTGTGTGAGTTTTTCCATCCTAATATTGTGACAAGCTGTTCCAGGGCTTCACTCACTTTACTGCTTTAGCTGTCAGGGCAGCTGGAAGAGAACTGACAGCACAACACAAAGAGACATTGAGTGCTGGTCACCACTGATAGCTCCGGATTAGATAACAGAGTTCAGAGCCCTGTTAGTCTGAAAGAGCAACGATCCCTGAAGGAGAGCAACGATCCCTTAAAGCAGAGCAACTCAGCATCTACTGGAGACAGCACACCCTGCatagtaatattattaataagaataatGAATTAGAcgatctatctatctctctatctctctatctatctatctaatctgCTCATCTCAGATGCTATACAAGTGGTGTCTGGACATTTGTTTTAGTCGGATTGCTTTTCAATCACAAAATATAATTGAAAGATTGCCATGAAAGATTGGCTCTTGTCTAGACAACACTTCATTTATGTAAGCATCCACCCACCCCTTGTGGAATAAAAGATAATGCTGTGAATGTacatgaaatggaaaaaaaatcccaaaaaacatttcagttactTACTTATGATAATATACAAACATTCTCCTACAACCCACGATTGGAAGTAATACCAGTAATAGCAATATAATAGATACTTCTATTTATTGTATACTGATCACTTGAGATTTCAATTcaatgttttcatatttaaagAATTAGTAAccaaaactttaaaatacattattttatgttattaataCTAGGTAATGTTGACAatctttttactttaatttggaaTATACAGATATGATGGTAGATGTTGCAGTTGCTTCCTGGTTCCTAATTACATCCTTTGCTACAGTTCAGACTTAATGATGAAGCTGTAATCAGACCATCTACAGGTGTAATGGCTGAGCTCAGTTTTGAGCCAATCAGTTGGTCCAGGTTGAtccactgccattacagattctgtcatCTGACGGTGAGGTCAGGTTAAAAACTGTtaccacaaatgcagatgagccctgTTACAAGCTTCACCATACTGCTAGAATTAACATCACAATACAtagcattaaaaacaataaattcaaTAGCAAGCAAGTATGAAACATGCTTTTGCATGTTTAGCCCCAGTAGGGTTGAAAATTGTATCAGATTTCCTTAAATATCTGCCAGAATTGCATACACATTTAAAGTGTATAGATGaaattatattcatttaaaaaacaaaaaagatttaacatgTACAGCATGcaattattgtgttgttgttgttgtattacaTGCTGTTTTAGATAAAAAGGGTGGATACATATCTCAGatacttttattattatgtgttctCTGCAATAAACAATCTCTTCTCCAGACTCTGATGTGGTAGGCGTGAGTTTCTTACCAACCCCCACACTACCTGATATATCTCTCTGCCACACCTACTCTTTGTAAGCATGCATATACTTGTCTTTGTTCTGATGGGTGGGGTTTGAACAAACATGTTAAGTCAAGCTGCAATTTCAGCAGGCAGTCCAAACACTGCTTACCTGTTCCACAGAGATGAAAGCAACAAGTATGCAGGCCTGATATGATGAGCAAGACCAGGGCACAGCCCAGCTGTTTATGTGGCAGGCTTGGCTTCATAAAACATTGGGAAAAGTGCAGAGAAAGCTGaatgagttatttatttgttgaagCTGCTTCTGTTCTCTGGCTGCTGTTTTTAATGGCATTGACTCAACAGCTCTAAACTACAAGTTCTCCTAATCTACCTATTGATTACAACTTCTAGAACTCTTGTGAAGCAGCCTAACTGAATAGTGACTTTAGTTCTGGCACTCCTTCAATTTCTTTGAATGGCTGAAGATGCCTGGCCATGGAATGAATCATGGTAGACTCTGAATGGACAAACCCAAGTGCCTTGTCCTAGCCTCAACGGTTTCATCAACTTAAAAATATAGTTTTGATCGTTTGTGTTGACAGGCAACTGCATTCTGGTAATCTACAGGAACTAAAAGGTGTTCTCCATGACAACTGGCAAAAACCTGGACAAAGGTGTGGCACAACCAAACCTCATACCCAGGTTAATTCAAACAATGAAAGAATGAGGTTTCAAATGATTGACCTCTGCAATACTGAGGTAATGTGACTCTGCTGAAGATACTGTTATGTTTAGCACAAAGTTGCTTTGATGGTCTTACTCGTTAAGTTCCATTACCTGTTGTCCGGTGAGAAATAACCATTTATTTGTTACATTGTTAACCTCTGTCCATATGAAAGTGCTCATGTGGGATGTCCCCTACCACTAATATACATTTTGTGGTCACTGGAAACTAAACTTAGCCTAATAATTAGCCTGCAAGTGGGGATGCAATCTCTTGAAGTAAATATTGAGAAGTTGGTGTTAAGCCACACTTCATATttaatagtattattttttaacatctcTGCCATCCATCCATTAGTATGTGCAATACATTGCATTGTCATTTCTTATtctgtactattctgtacatactgctgATCTATTTCAGGGTCATCAACATTTTCATCACGCTAGTGggtctaattttgaatttaccgcGTGGCGGACGGGGGCATACTTGTTTTGATGGAAATTGGTATGGTATGCATTTTTCTACACCAGTGTCATTAATTACATGTATAAATTAACCAGATATGTGAGGTCGGTGTATATGGTCTTCAATTATAAATGCGCTCAAATGttgatatttacatttaatttaacgattgttttttacttttttttacatgagAAGTAGCAACCACATACATGactttgtaaaatgaaaattcCTTCCGACACAGGAGATTAACTGAACCAACAGGTTTTAAACACCACCCAGACGCATACAAATAAATCCACCCCATTTTGTCGACTGATCTCTGTACGCCTGCGCTCTGCTATCTGCATGACATAATCCATTTGATTCGCTGACAGATCATCATCACGTCAAAAACCCAAACCTCAAATCCAGCACACCCTGGGATTTTAGAAATAAGTGGAGGGTATGAAACTAATGCCATTTTGGATCTATCAGATACTACAATGTGTACACAATGCAGGATACATAAAGCCAAAATGGCAAACGGACGTGTGCAGTTTCAAAACCTCCTTTGCTCTTCAAACTCTACATTTGGCGATTTTGCGGCCAATCACAAACCAGATTCAGTCAGATGAACACACATAGGCACCAATGAGTGGACAAAGGCAACGGTGAAAGGCGGAGACAAGGCGTGTCACTAAAATCCAGGGTATCGCCTAGAGGCTCCATTCGAAGGCGACGGCGGTCGTCTGTGTTTGAGTGTGAAATAAAGAGAAAAGGAGAAACATATCTGCTGCAGAGTAAACTAAACAAAGTTCGAACTTTTGACAAATATAATATTCTTAATTACCGGACTAGAACCGGTTGGCATGTGGGGGGAAAACGAGATAAATTAGCGAGTAGTTTGAAGAAATTGTAGCAAGTCTGGTTAAGAGGGGAGCCATTTTGTCCCGACTGAGGGAAAGaaagagtgaaaaaaaagaaataggattggaaataaattaataacatatTAAGAACAATAGCtcaaatctggaaaaaaaaaaaaaacaccttgcaaCTCCCTTTAATTTTGTAATACTAAATCGAGGATTTGAGAAGGAAAGTTATATTACGAAGCCGTTAAtataaaaaggttgttttttttttcttctgtcggATCtcattggtttgttttgttgctttttttgaacgagccattatttttaaattatatctatTAAATGGCGAAGAAGACGTACGACCTGCTGTTCAAGCTACTCCTAATCGGGGACTCGGGGGTAGGGAAAACCTGCGTCCTGTTCCGCTTCTCCGACGACGCCTTCAATACCACCTTCATTTCCACTATaggtaagattattattgtttttttttttttggttaatgggtgttttattttttttttattgttgcataGAAATACGTGCCATCACTCACCGACTAGTTATCACCTAATCATTCAACAGCGACAGTCTTAAGAAAGTCGACCGGTGTCTCTTACTACTTGTGtgtgacagtatttttttaaattatttatttttttatttttgtcatttgggATATGTTGTTAATATATTGTACATTGTTGGCAAAATCAGTAACCGGGCCTTCTGTATGTTTTGTCACCCCAGGAAAGTGAAACCATTGTTTTATGTGTATTTAACACATGAccttgttgtgtgtttttttttttttttttttttttttttttaaacagaattgtaGTAGTACATCTCTGCTTTTTGGTAAATAGTTAGTAAAGGCCGCATTGTCATTTGCCCCCAAAGAGTGCTATATTCATATCCATTCGTCCATCTGACGGATTCTAGAGGGGGCGTTGGTTAATTGTAAAGTAATTTGTATGTGGTGTACTTTGCATATACATTGACCATAACTAATGTGTAGACCGACAAACGTAGACCTTTTTCTAAAGATGGGGTTAGTTATAGTTGACTCattcaaaatatcaaaatagCTGTCACTTTCACTGGCTGCCATCTTGGCTCAATGTTAAGTATTTACATACATGAGGATGTAAAGATTTTTGACCCTAACGTACTGTAATATTGCATAATAACTTTGTTGCTGGCAGTGTAATTAATATTAAACACTAATAACACGCAGTTAGTTTCGCTTTAATTTTACCAGCACACTACTGATGGTTTAACAAACAAGAGATTACACCTTTGTTCAGCAGTCCACGTTATAAATGTCGAACAAGATATTGGTAAATTCCCTACATGTGAcaagtacagtagtttaatattagccTGCAGCTTGAGGTAAATCCTAGAAATTGCTTTAATTGTAATATAACTTTTAAATAGCAATTTAGTTGACATAGCTCTTAATTCTACACTTAAGATATAGTCATATTACCATAGTTGTAAAGGTTACAAACAGGTGCTAGAAGTACTTGGGCTTAGCTCAATTAAAAACTTGAAACTTCTGTCATAGTGGCTGAAACTTTGGTCTAATAATTCAGTAAAGTTGTGATGCAACAATTAATTGAATTACTCGTTGTGCCTATTAACGATGCATGATTTTAGAATATTGTAGATTTTTAAAAGGCAGAATACTAAAGTTATTTTAGCAATTTTGTAAATCCAGCTATAGTAATACCATTCAGTTTTACATGCGTTTACATAATAAATAGCAAGCTGTTGTAAATTTGACACAGAGAATGACAAACTGATCTCACTTATTCCCAGTGGTGCATTAAGATGCAGTTTTTACTTtaaagtaaatgtgtgtgtgtgtgagtgtgtgtgtgtgtgtgtgtgtgtgtgtgtgtgtgtatatatatatatatatatatatatatatatatatatatatatatatatatatacataaacacgtTTAAACTTAGGATTTAATTAGGAATCATTGCCtccaatcacaaaaaaaaaaacatcacaagaaTTTATCCAATAGAGTGCAGTTACTACTTCACCAATGAC
The Polyodon spathula isolate WHYD16114869_AA chromosome 5, ASM1765450v1, whole genome shotgun sequence DNA segment above includes these coding regions:
- the LOC121315585 gene encoding kinesin-like protein KIF3C is translated as MSKVKNCETVKVVVRCRPLNRKEEAAGHEQIVNMDVKLGQVTVRNPKSAPGELLKTFTFDAVYDASSKQSDLYDETVRPLIDSVLQGFNGTIFAYGQTGTGKTYTMQGAWMDPEKRGIIPNSFEHIFTHISRSQNQQYLVRASYLEIYQEEIRDLLCKDQSRKPELKENPDSGVYIKDLSSFVTKNVKEIEHVMNVGNQARSIGFTNMNEHSSRSHAIFVITVECSETGIDSENHIRVGKLNLVDLAGSERQSKTGVRGERLKEATKINLSLSALGNVISALVDGKSTHIPYRDSKLTRLLQDSLGGNAKTIMVATLGPAAYNYEESLTTLRYANRAKNIKNKPRVNEDPKDALLREFQEEIARLKTQLEKRGVLTKKRRRNSRRIKKMLDGEEVTDLEGEDESEDSVEKDVEDYLKEQENLELEKAAILDDRSLVADEKHKLLDEKERMMDDLRREQEATENLTAKFKAMESKLLVGGKNIMDHTNEQQKMLELKRQEIAEQKRREREIQQQVLAQDEETVELRETYSSLQQEVEIKTKKLKKLYSKLQSVKAEIQDLHDEHVRARQDLEQSQTELTRELKFKYLIIENFIPPEEKNKIMNRLVFDGDEEQWKFQPFVPAGNKNSQMKKRPASAVGYKRPISQFARVAIAMGAHPRYRAENIMFLELDMTPPTLFELEFPRAQPEHDLALRFGRDLMLNNSAYREHAAASRVKKSRSWCRPPRLVSSSSSSFSLASGSQHIPRSQGPSASSHQ